The following proteins are co-located in the Candidatus Manganitrophaceae bacterium genome:
- a CDS encoding VIT1/CCC1 transporter family protein, producing the protein MQHTEYVDPGLARELILDELFDLSLYQKLREISGPDLRPMLDELIQVEKGHFTFWQNLFGIEISRLNVGRRLKLSLIVLICRLFGPTAIDLILEAIEVYGIRKYLTLWKRNKDNPIGRAVQGVLEDEFGHEDAIVGRMKDRIINPDRIRNIFFGLNDGMVEILGAVSGFFASFGQNSLVVVAGLTTAVAGALSMAGGAYVAVSSENEVRRTQEEKNRFLQKESNEEHRPEPALRSSVVVGVSYFAGAAFPLLPVLFGAHNAFWSIVSAGTMIILVSIILSFLSGMNIKRRVVTNVIIITLATGISYLIGGAVRKLLGIAV; encoded by the coding sequence ATGCAGCATACAGAATATGTCGATCCGGGTTTGGCGCGCGAGCTGATTCTCGACGAGCTCTTTGATCTGTCGCTCTATCAAAAACTGCGGGAGATCTCGGGGCCCGACTTGCGCCCGATGCTCGATGAATTAATCCAGGTCGAGAAAGGCCATTTCACTTTTTGGCAGAATCTCTTCGGGATTGAAATTTCCCGACTCAACGTCGGCCGCCGCCTCAAGCTGTCGCTGATCGTCCTGATCTGCCGCCTCTTCGGCCCGACGGCGATCGATCTGATTTTGGAAGCGATTGAAGTGTACGGCATTCGAAAGTACCTCACCCTCTGGAAGCGGAACAAAGACAATCCGATCGGCCGGGCCGTCCAAGGGGTGTTGGAAGATGAGTTCGGGCATGAAGATGCGATCGTCGGGCGGATGAAAGACCGGATCATCAATCCCGACCGGATTCGAAACATTTTTTTCGGTCTCAACGACGGGATGGTCGAGATCCTCGGCGCGGTGAGCGGCTTCTTCGCCAGCTTCGGACAGAACAGCCTCGTCGTCGTGGCCGGGCTGACGACCGCCGTGGCGGGGGCGCTCTCGATGGCCGGCGGCGCCTATGTGGCGGTCAGCTCCGAGAATGAGGTGAGACGGACCCAAGAAGAGAAGAACCGTTTTTTACAAAAAGAGAGCAACGAAGAACACCGGCCGGAGCCGGCGTTAAGATCGTCGGTGGTCGTCGGCGTCAGCTACTTCGCCGGCGCCGCCTTCCCCCTCCTTCCGGTCCTCTTCGGCGCTCACAATGCTTTTTGGTCGATCGTGAGTGCCGGAACGATGATCATCCTCGTCTCCATTATTTTGTCATTCCTATCCGGGATGAACATAAAAAGGAGGGTGGTGACCAACGTAATCATCATCACCCTCGCCACCGGCATCAGCTATCTCATCGGCGGCGCCGTCCGAAAGCTTTTAGGAATTGCCGTTTGA
- a CDS encoding putative Ig domain-containing protein, with protein sequence MKKVIGLLLGIAPGLFFAAITVAAPLQINESSPLVNGNVCNQMNQFLTASGGSGPTPYKWKVSAGTLPSGLTMPSSFATMSTVITGIPSTVQTKTFTVQVTDGARHTASKVFSLTIDPPLPLTITNQNSTLPAGTLGTAYSANLFTSPGGCLPLVWTITTGQLPPGLSLHQNSSGKDNNVISGTPTTRGTYVFTATVRGNDGQTASMQFSITIN encoded by the coding sequence ATGAAAAAGGTCATCGGACTTTTGCTCGGGATTGCGCCCGGTCTCTTCTTTGCCGCCATCACGGTTGCGGCGCCTCTGCAGATCAATGAAAGCTCTCCGCTGGTGAATGGAAACGTCTGCAACCAGATGAACCAGTTCCTCACCGCGAGCGGCGGCTCGGGGCCGACGCCGTACAAGTGGAAGGTTAGCGCGGGCACGCTCCCCTCCGGCTTGACGATGCCGTCGTCTTTTGCCACCATGTCGACCGTTATTACCGGGATCCCGTCCACCGTCCAAACCAAGACATTTACCGTACAGGTCACCGACGGCGCACGCCACACCGCCTCGAAAGTCTTCAGCCTGACGATCGACCCGCCGCTTCCCCTCACCATCACCAATCAGAACTCGACCCTCCCGGCCGGCACCCTCGGGACGGCCTATTCCGCCAATCTGTTTACCAGCCCAGGCGGGTGTCTCCCCTTGGTCTGGACGATCACAACCGGACAGCTTCCACCCGGTCTTTCATTGCACCAAAACTCGTCCGGCAAGGACAATAACGTGATCTCGGGAACGCCGACGACCCGAGGGACCTATGTCTTCACCGCGACGGTCAGAGGCAACGACGGCCAGACGGCCTCGATGCAGTTCAGTATCACCATCAACTGA
- a CDS encoding IPT/TIG domain-containing protein gives MKALRLTLGVALLLFGSAGIGSAQLISSLSPPSGPSGTSVTLTGSGFGKIQGSSRVLFDGTPAAVIGWIDSEVVVTVPEGATSGPVVVTVAGEASNDNYPFRVVAPTSSPRLFSLSALASPPHSDATGFLVTMKGSGFGPTQTSSRVTFNGVPAGVIRWSDSEIGVAVPEGATTGPVIVTVNEAPSNGLPFIVFPYIAALTPSSGPAASLFTLEGAHFGAVRGENRVTFNDLPVPIVRWTDTQVTAAVPSDALTGPIVVTVNGVRSNANNRFAVRSPLHPMISSLFPRAGPSEMSVLIVGSGFGRLQESGTVTFNETPAAVLGWSDTEIIATVPPGATTGPVAVIRNGSASRLNPIFTATSESPFSLASITLAPEQPTLRAGQTASFAATGFFKNGASQRLSLATLAAGVGHTCAVLSEGTVRCWGENSFGQLGNGSTAPSSVPTRVRGIGSATAVAAGTAHTCVLLSEGRVACWGDNSAGQLGNGTNTGSALPVEVTGIRDAATITAGRHHACAVLSDGATMCWGSDADPPGSGGNYDSTTPVRVGGRAGSAATEIAGESHTCALFSEGAVSCWGDNTFGQLGNGSSAGSPTPVRVGDIGRATAIAAGSYHTCLVLSDGTVDCWGDGHSGQLGNGKNAGSGAPSAVADITTAAVLLWTSSDPSVATIDTFGRVTAHRPGLTTLAATSRGVSGTTTLLVEPTPSERTATRVDR, from the coding sequence TTGAAAGCGCTTCGCCTGACCCTCGGGGTTGCGCTCCTTCTGTTCGGAAGTGCAGGAATAGGCTCGGCGCAGCTGATCTCGTCGCTCTCCCCCCCATCCGGTCCCTCCGGAACGTCGGTCACCCTCACCGGATCGGGTTTCGGAAAGATACAAGGATCGAGTCGGGTCCTCTTCGACGGCACCCCGGCTGCGGTGATCGGTTGGATCGACAGCGAGGTCGTCGTCACCGTACCCGAGGGGGCCACGAGCGGTCCGGTCGTGGTCACCGTCGCCGGCGAGGCAAGCAATGACAACTATCCCTTTCGGGTGGTCGCTCCGACCTCCTCTCCCAGACTGTTCTCTTTGTCCGCCCTCGCTTCTCCTCCTCATTCGGATGCCACCGGATTCTTGGTGACGATGAAGGGATCGGGTTTCGGGCCGACCCAAACCTCGAGCAGGGTTACTTTTAATGGGGTCCCCGCCGGAGTGATTCGCTGGAGCGACTCCGAAATTGGGGTGGCGGTTCCCGAGGGGGCCACGACCGGACCGGTGATCGTGACGGTCAATGAAGCGCCGAGCAACGGCCTCCCGTTCATCGTCTTTCCTTATATCGCTGCGCTCACCCCCTCTTCCGGCCCGGCGGCGAGCCTTTTCACCCTTGAAGGGGCGCATTTCGGGGCCGTTCGGGGGGAGAACAGGGTCACCTTCAATGATCTCCCGGTGCCGATTGTCCGTTGGACCGACACACAGGTGACCGCCGCGGTGCCGAGCGACGCCCTCACCGGCCCGATCGTCGTCACCGTCAATGGGGTCCGGAGCAATGCGAATAATCGTTTTGCCGTCCGTTCTCCTTTGCACCCGATGATCTCTTCCCTCTTTCCCCGCGCCGGTCCCTCGGAGATGTCGGTCCTCATCGTGGGATCGGGATTCGGACGACTCCAAGAATCGGGTACGGTCACCTTCAATGAAACGCCGGCCGCGGTCCTCGGTTGGAGCGACACCGAGATCATCGCGACCGTTCCGCCCGGGGCGACGACCGGGCCGGTCGCGGTCATCCGCAATGGGTCGGCGAGCCGCCTGAATCCGATTTTTACCGCGACGTCCGAATCCCCTTTTTCATTGGCTTCCATTACTTTGGCGCCGGAGCAGCCGACCTTGCGGGCGGGACAGACCGCGTCGTTTGCGGCGACCGGGTTTTTCAAGAACGGCGCCTCACAACGCTTGAGCCTCGCCACCCTGGCCGCCGGGGTCGGTCATACCTGTGCGGTCCTTTCCGAAGGAACGGTGCGTTGTTGGGGAGAGAACAGCTTCGGCCAGCTCGGGAATGGAAGCACCGCTCCGTCATCGGTCCCAACGCGGGTGAGAGGGATCGGCAGCGCGACCGCCGTCGCGGCGGGGACCGCCCATACCTGTGTCCTCCTTTCGGAGGGGAGGGTGGCGTGCTGGGGAGACAATTCCGCCGGCCAGCTCGGCAATGGGACGAATACCGGCTCGGCCCTTCCGGTGGAGGTCACCGGCATCCGCGATGCCGCGACGATCACCGCCGGCAGGCATCATGCCTGCGCGGTTTTATCGGACGGCGCGACGATGTGCTGGGGTTCGGACGCCGACCCGCCCGGCAGCGGCGGCAACTACGATTCAACCACTCCGGTCAGGGTCGGCGGCCGAGCCGGCAGCGCGGCGACGGAGATCGCCGGGGAATCTCACACCTGCGCGCTTTTCTCGGAAGGGGCGGTGAGCTGCTGGGGAGACAATACGTTCGGACAGTTGGGGAATGGAAGCAGCGCCGGATCGCCGACGCCGGTGCGGGTCGGCGATATCGGCCGGGCGACGGCGATTGCAGCGGGGAGCTATCATACCTGTCTCGTGTTGTCGGACGGGACGGTCGATTGCTGGGGGGACGGCCATTCGGGCCAGCTCGGCAACGGGAAGAATGCCGGATCGGGCGCACCGTCGGCGGTCGCCGACATCACCACGGCCGCCGTCCTCCTCTGGACGAGCAGCGACCCGTCGGTGGCAACGATCGACACTTTCGGCCGCGTCACGGCCCACCGCCCCGGCCTGACCACGCTGGCCGCCACCTCCCGCGGCGTCAGCGGGACCACCACCCTTTTGGTCGAGCCGACCCCCTCCGAGCGAACGGCCACCCGCGTTGATCGTTAG
- a CDS encoding cysteine synthase A gives MDICENLLDLIGRTPLIRLKGPSEATGCTILGKAEFLNPGGSIKDRTALGIVRDAEKRGLLKKGGTIVEGTAGNTGIGLAMIGRVLGYRTLIVIPETQSTEKFETLRTYGAELKLVPEAPYSTPRHFVRIAERLTQEMNAASPGSAFWARQFDNIANRDFHAATTGVEIWEETRGKVDGFNCAVGTGGTLAGVGKALKARNPNVVIALSDPMGAALYHYYKQGELKSEGDSIAEGVGQSRVTENLVGAPIDEAYQIPDTEALPYIFDLLRDEGLCVGGSSGINVAGAVRLARQLGPGHTIVTILADGGMRYQRRLFNPAFLREQKLPVPAWLESPLP, from the coding sequence ATGGACATTTGTGAAAACCTGCTCGACCTGATCGGCCGGACGCCGCTCATTCGACTGAAGGGGCCGTCCGAGGCGACGGGGTGCACCATTTTGGGGAAGGCGGAGTTTCTCAATCCGGGCGGATCGATCAAAGATCGGACCGCGTTGGGGATCGTTCGCGACGCGGAGAAGCGGGGTCTTTTGAAAAAAGGGGGAACGATCGTCGAAGGAACCGCCGGAAATACCGGGATCGGCCTGGCGATGATCGGACGGGTCTTGGGGTATCGGACCCTGATCGTCATTCCGGAGACGCAGAGCACCGAAAAGTTCGAGACGCTGCGGACCTACGGCGCCGAGCTGAAATTGGTCCCCGAGGCCCCCTATTCGACCCCGCGCCATTTTGTCCGGATCGCCGAGCGGCTGACTCAAGAGATGAATGCGGCATCACCCGGCTCCGCGTTCTGGGCAAGGCAATTCGACAACATCGCCAACCGCGACTTCCATGCCGCCACGACCGGCGTGGAGATCTGGGAGGAGACGCGGGGAAAGGTCGATGGGTTCAACTGCGCCGTCGGGACCGGAGGCACGTTGGCGGGGGTCGGGAAGGCGCTGAAAGCGCGGAACCCGAATGTCGTCATCGCCCTCTCCGATCCGATGGGGGCGGCCCTCTATCATTATTACAAGCAGGGCGAATTGAAATCGGAGGGGGATTCGATCGCCGAGGGGGTCGGGCAGAGCCGGGTCACCGAAAACCTGGTCGGCGCGCCGATCGACGAGGCCTACCAAATTCCCGACACCGAAGCGCTCCCCTATATTTTCGATCTGCTCCGGGACGAAGGGCTTTGTGTCGGCGGCTCGTCGGGGATCAACGTCGCCGGCGCTGTCCGACTCGCCCGCCAGCTGGGACCGGGGCATACGATTGTGACGATTCTGGCCGACGGCGGGATGCGTTATCAGCGGCGGCTCTTCAACCCGGCCTTCTTGCGGGAGCAGAAACTGCCGGTGCCGGCGTGGCTCGAATCGCCTTTGCCTTAA
- a CDS encoding VOC family protein — translation MQNRPTTFIKARFVIAVPDLQSSAEFYGDVLGFNVREIGDEGWRLFERDDCVIMAGECPDAIPPAELGDHAYFAYIVVSGIEAFYRSVQAKNADIIKRLCDEPWGMQEFGIRTIDGHRMMFGAPNDHDR, via the coding sequence ATGCAGAATAGGCCGACCACATTTATAAAGGCGCGTTTCGTGATCGCAGTGCCAGATCTCCAGTCGTCGGCCGAGTTCTATGGCGACGTTCTCGGCTTTAACGTGCGCGAGATCGGGGATGAGGGGTGGCGCCTCTTCGAGCGAGACGACTGCGTTATCATGGCGGGCGAGTGCCCGGACGCCATCCCTCCGGCGGAGCTCGGCGATCACGCTTACTTTGCGTACATCGTGGTCAGCGGCATCGAGGCGTTCTACCGCTCGGTCCAAGCCAAGAATGCCGACATCATCAAGCGTCTGTGCGATGAGCCTTGGGGAATGCAGGAGTTCGGGATCAGGACCATCGATGGCCATCGGATGATGTTTGGCGCTCCAAATGACCACGATAGATAG
- a CDS encoding VOC family protein: MAMKIFVNLPVKDLKKSIDFFAKLGFTFNPQFTDETATCMIVSPENYVMLLIEPKFKSFTPKPICDATKSTEVLIALSLENRQQVDDMVRKAVAAGGTTYSEPQDHGIMYAHGFQDLDGHIWEVFFMEPSAIKQG, encoded by the coding sequence ATAGCGATGAAAATTTTCGTAAATCTGCCGGTTAAAGATCTCAAGAAGTCGATCGACTTCTTCGCGAAGCTCGGTTTTACGTTTAATCCCCAATTCACCGACGAGACGGCCACCTGCATGATCGTCTCCCCGGAGAACTATGTCATGCTGCTGATCGAGCCGAAGTTTAAGAGCTTTACCCCCAAGCCGATTTGCGATGCGACGAAGAGCACCGAAGTGCTGATCGCGCTGTCATTGGAGAACCGGCAACAAGTCGACGACATGGTTCGCAAGGCGGTCGCCGCGGGCGGAACCACCTACAGCGAACCACAAGACCACGGCATTATGTATGCGCATGGGTTTCAAGATTTGGATGGACACATCTGGGAGGTGTTCTTCATGGAGCCGAGCGCGATCAAGCAAGGCTAG